The Henckelia pumila isolate YLH828 unplaced genomic scaffold, ASM3356847v2 CTG_461:::fragment_3, whole genome shotgun sequence genome window below encodes:
- the LOC140871664 gene encoding arabinogalactan O-methyltransferase 1-like — translation MHKISHPKQQYKKFIPERTFLLVVGLVGGVFLVFSYLQVTSSSRSGGGAWETKDPGEATSLQMEAIRYYATQHVVPQQSFDEITVSFDVLGSAAPCNFLVFGLGRDSLMWAALNPRGTTLFLEEDPQWVQTVLKDAPTLSAVTVKYTTQLSEADELLRHYQEEPHCSVHNSSLRHNHKCRLALNMLSDEVYDTEWDMIMVDAPRGYFPQAPGRMAAIYSAAVMARNRKKSGVTHVFVHDVNRKVERQYAERFLCKKYLVKAVGRLWHFEIPPATAITTATATTTTTTDSDFC, via the exons ATGCATAAAATCAGTCATCCAAAGCAGCAATACAAGAAATTCATCCCTGAAAGGACATTCCTTCTGGTGGTTGGATTGGTCGGCGGCGTGTTTCTGGTTTTTTCTTATCTGCAGGTAACCTCAAGTAGCAGATCAGGGGGCGGCGCGTGGGAAACAAAGGATCCCGGCGAAGCGACGTCGCTCCAGATGGAAGCGATTCGCTACTACGCGACGCAGCACGTGGTGCCGCAGCAGTCTTTCGACGAGATCACCGTGTCGTTCGACGTTCTCGGGTCTGCGGCGCCTTGCAATTTCTTGGTTTTCGGGCTGGGCCGCGATTCGCTGATGTGGGCTGCGTTGAATCCGCGAGGCACCACGTTGTTCCTGGAGGAGGATCCCCAGTGGGTTCAGACTGTGTTGAAAGACGCGCCCACGCTGTCGGCGGTTACCGTGAAATACACAACTCAACTCTCGGAGGCGGATGAGCTGCTCCGCCATTACCAGGAGGAGCCCCACTGTTCCGTCCACAATTCCTCCTTGCGCCACAATCACAAATGCAG GCTAGCGCTGAACATGCTATCAGATGAAGTGTATGATACGGAATGGGACATGATAATGGTGGACGCGCCGCGGGGGTACTTCCCTCAGGCGCCGGGGAGGATGGCGGCGATTTACTCGGCTGCGGTGATGGCGAGGAACCGGAAAAAATCAGGCGTGACGCATGTATTTGTGCACGACGTAAACCGGAAGGTGGAGCGGCAGTATGCCGAAAggtttctatgcaaaaagtaTTTGGTGAAAGCCGTGGGGAGGTTGTGGCATTTCGAGATCCCACCCGCGACCGCGATCACGACCGCGACCGCGACCACGACCACGACCACGGACAGTGACTTCTGCTAA
- the LOC140871836 gene encoding arabinogalactan O-methyltransferase 1-like translates to MDKTNHQQLQYKKFIPEKTWSLALAVVGLIGGVILISLRLGTSSSSLLSCGRGGAWGAGNATSLQMEAIRHYATSRVVPQQSFDEITLSFDVLSTAAPCNFLVFGLGHDSLMWASLNPRGTTLFLEEDPKWVQTVLKDAPALRADTVKYRTQLSEADELLRHYRQEPDCSVKKSFLRGNEKCRLALNMLSDKVYETEWDLIMVDAPRGYFAEAPGRMAAIYSAAVMARNRKKPGVTHVFLHDVDRKVEKQYAEKFLCKKYLVKGTGRLWHFEIPPAAAGGDFC, encoded by the exons ATGGATAAAACCAATCATCAACAGCTGCAATACAAGAAGTTCATCCCTGAGAAAACGTGGTCTCTGGCTCTTGCGGTGGTTGGATTGATCGGCGGCGTGATTCTGATTTCCTTACGCCTGGGGACGTCCAGCTCCTCCCTGCTCTCATGTGGCCGCGGCGGCGCGTGGGGAGCCGGCAACGCGACGTCGCTTCAGATGGAAGCGATTCGGCACTACGCGACGTCGCGCGTGGTCCCCCAGCAATCTTTCGACGAGATCACGCTGTCGTTCGACGTTCTGAGCACGGCGGCGCCTTGCAACTTCCTGGTATTCGGGCTGGGCCACGATTCGCTCATGTGGGCGTCGTTGAATCCACGCGGAACCACGTTGTTCCTGGAGGAGGATCCCAAGTGGGTTCAGACTGTGTTGAAAGACGCGCCGGCGCTGAGGGCGGATACCGTCAAGTACAGAACTCAGCTGTCGGAGGCGGACGAGCTTCTCCGCCATTACCGGCAGGAGCCCGACTGCTCCGTCAAGAAATCGTTCCTGCGCGGCAACGAGAAATGCAG ATTAGCATTGAACATGTTATCAGACAAGGTGTACGAAACGGAATGGGACTTGATAATGGTGGATGCGCCGCGCGGGTACTTCGCGGAGGCGCCGGGGAGGATGGCCGCGATTTATTCGGCGGCGGTGATGGCGAGGAACAGGAAGAAACCTGGCGTGACCCACGTGTTTTTGCACGACGTGGATCGCAAGGTGGAGAAGCAGTACGCCGAAAAGTTTCTGTGTAAGAAGTATTTGGTGAAAGGCACGGGGAGGTTGTGGCATTTTGAGATTCCGCCCGCGGCCGCGGGCGGTGACTTCTGCTAA
- the LOC140871473 gene encoding ranBP2-type zinc finger protein At1g67325 isoform X2, giving the protein MSQVDNRNPSASKRARTDGGRREDDWTCPSCGNVNFSFRTTCNMRNCTQPRPADHHAKSAVKPMQVPQGYSSAAPYVGSGTPSMYMGLSPYGSSMFNGPSMPPYDVPFSGGSAYHYNYGSRLSGGSPYRPLHLSAPPPYTSGSLMGNGGMYGVPPLMDRYGLALPMSPAMGPRPGYFPEDSSQRKPSDGTRDSDWACPKCGNVNFSFRLVCNMRKCNTPKPGQGTKYNKNAKQDMPEGSWKCEKCNNINYPFRSKCNRQNCGADKPSDTVNSPPEVAGSDDQVCRALCLMLSTRHVEKVQSCRPALLSMGV; this is encoded by the exons ATGTCTCAG GTTGATAACAGAAATCCTTCAGCATCTAAGCGAGCCCGAACTGATG GTGGCCGGAGGGAAGATGATTGGACCTGTCCTAGCTGTGGCAATGTGAATTTCTCGTTCAGAACAACTTGTAATATGCGTAACTGCACCCAGCCTAGGCCAGCTGATCACCACGCT AAATCTGCTGTCAAGCCAATGCAAGTACCTCAGGGATACTCATCTGCTGCACCCTATGTGGGCTCTGGCACACCCTCAATGTATATGGGTCTATCACCTTATGGTTCTTCTATGTTCAATGGACCATCTATGCCTCCTTATGATGTTCCATTTTCTGGGGGCTCGGCATATCATTACAACTATGGCAGTCGTCTGTCTGGTGGCAGCCCATATCGACCCTTGCATTTATCTGCCCCCCCTCCATACACTAGTGGATCATTGATGGGAAATG GTGGAATGTATGGCGTGCCTCCGCTGATGGACCGATATGGTTTGGCTTTACCTATGAGCCCTGCCATG GGGCCTAGACCTGGGTATTTCCCTGAAGATAGCTCTCAAAGGAAACCTAGTG ATGGAACTCGTGACAGTGACTGGGCTTGCCCAAAATGTGGCAATGTCAATTTTTCGTTTAGATTGGTTTGCAACATGAGGAAGTGCAACACACCTAAACCTGGACAG GGtaccaaatataacaaaaatgcAA AACAAGATATGCCTGAAGGAAGTTGGAAATGCGAAAAATGCAACAACATAAACTATCCATTCAGAAGCAAGTGTAACAGACAGAATTGTGGAGCTGATAAACCCTCCGATACAGTGAACTCCCCGCCCGAGGTAGCTGGTTCAGATGATCAGGTCTGTCGTGCGCTATGTCTAATGT TGAGTACTAGGCATGTTGAGAAGGTCCAGAGTTGTCGTCCAGCGTTGCTCAGTATGGGTGTCTGA
- the LOC140871473 gene encoding ranBP2-type zinc finger protein At1g67325 isoform X3 — MSQVDNRNPSASKRARTDGGRREDDWTCPSCGNVNFSFRTTCNMRNCTQPRPADHHAKSAVKPMQVPQGYSSAAPYVGSGTPSMYMGLSPYGSSMFNGPSMPPYDVPFSGGSAYHYNYGSRLSGGSPYRPLHLSAPPPYTSGSLMGNGGMYGVPPLMDRYGLALPMSPAMGPRPGYFPEDSSQRKPSDGTRDSDWACPKCGNVNFSFRLVCNMRKCNTPKPGQGTKYNKNAKQDMPEGSWKCEKCNNINYPFRSKCNRQNCGADKPSDTVNSPPEVAGSDDQ, encoded by the exons ATGTCTCAG GTTGATAACAGAAATCCTTCAGCATCTAAGCGAGCCCGAACTGATG GTGGCCGGAGGGAAGATGATTGGACCTGTCCTAGCTGTGGCAATGTGAATTTCTCGTTCAGAACAACTTGTAATATGCGTAACTGCACCCAGCCTAGGCCAGCTGATCACCACGCT AAATCTGCTGTCAAGCCAATGCAAGTACCTCAGGGATACTCATCTGCTGCACCCTATGTGGGCTCTGGCACACCCTCAATGTATATGGGTCTATCACCTTATGGTTCTTCTATGTTCAATGGACCATCTATGCCTCCTTATGATGTTCCATTTTCTGGGGGCTCGGCATATCATTACAACTATGGCAGTCGTCTGTCTGGTGGCAGCCCATATCGACCCTTGCATTTATCTGCCCCCCCTCCATACACTAGTGGATCATTGATGGGAAATG GTGGAATGTATGGCGTGCCTCCGCTGATGGACCGATATGGTTTGGCTTTACCTATGAGCCCTGCCATG GGGCCTAGACCTGGGTATTTCCCTGAAGATAGCTCTCAAAGGAAACCTAGTG ATGGAACTCGTGACAGTGACTGGGCTTGCCCAAAATGTGGCAATGTCAATTTTTCGTTTAGATTGGTTTGCAACATGAGGAAGTGCAACACACCTAAACCTGGACAG GGtaccaaatataacaaaaatgcAA AACAAGATATGCCTGAAGGAAGTTGGAAATGCGAAAAATGCAACAACATAAACTATCCATTCAGAAGCAAGTGTAACAGACAGAATTGTGGAGCTGATAAACCCTCCGATACAGTGAACTCCCCGCCCGAGGTAGCTGGTTCAGATGATCAG TGA
- the LOC140871473 gene encoding ranBP2-type zinc finger protein At1g67325 isoform X1 — protein MSQVDNRNPSASKRARTDGGRREDDWTCPSCGNVNFSFRTTCNMRNCTQPRPADHHAKSAVKPMQVPQGYSSAAPYVGSGTPSMYMGLSPYGSSMFNGPSMPPYDVPFSGGSAYHYNYGSRLSGGSPYRPLHLSAPPPYTSGSLMGNGGMYGVPPLMDRYGLALPMSPAMGPRPGYFPEDSSQRKPSDGTRDSDWACPKCGNVNFSFRLVCNMRKCNTPKPGQGTKYNKNAKQDMPEGSWKCEKCNNINYPFRSKCNRQNCGADKPSDTVNSPPEVAGSDDQVCRALCLMCMTAPSKLLVSSSTLQTCIKFGNHSEWQFTREHYFCWQLLLNFYLRFILVLKCLLVHFSLFCVLSSIN, from the exons ATGTCTCAG GTTGATAACAGAAATCCTTCAGCATCTAAGCGAGCCCGAACTGATG GTGGCCGGAGGGAAGATGATTGGACCTGTCCTAGCTGTGGCAATGTGAATTTCTCGTTCAGAACAACTTGTAATATGCGTAACTGCACCCAGCCTAGGCCAGCTGATCACCACGCT AAATCTGCTGTCAAGCCAATGCAAGTACCTCAGGGATACTCATCTGCTGCACCCTATGTGGGCTCTGGCACACCCTCAATGTATATGGGTCTATCACCTTATGGTTCTTCTATGTTCAATGGACCATCTATGCCTCCTTATGATGTTCCATTTTCTGGGGGCTCGGCATATCATTACAACTATGGCAGTCGTCTGTCTGGTGGCAGCCCATATCGACCCTTGCATTTATCTGCCCCCCCTCCATACACTAGTGGATCATTGATGGGAAATG GTGGAATGTATGGCGTGCCTCCGCTGATGGACCGATATGGTTTGGCTTTACCTATGAGCCCTGCCATG GGGCCTAGACCTGGGTATTTCCCTGAAGATAGCTCTCAAAGGAAACCTAGTG ATGGAACTCGTGACAGTGACTGGGCTTGCCCAAAATGTGGCAATGTCAATTTTTCGTTTAGATTGGTTTGCAACATGAGGAAGTGCAACACACCTAAACCTGGACAG GGtaccaaatataacaaaaatgcAA AACAAGATATGCCTGAAGGAAGTTGGAAATGCGAAAAATGCAACAACATAAACTATCCATTCAGAAGCAAGTGTAACAGACAGAATTGTGGAGCTGATAAACCCTCCGATACAGTGAACTCCCCGCCCGAGGTAGCTGGTTCAGATGATCAGGTCTGTCGTGCGCTATGTCTAATGTGTATGACTGCTCCTTCAAAATTGCTTGTTTCATCTAGTACTCTCCAGACATGTATCAAATTCGGAAACCACTCAGAGTGGCAATTTACACGCGAACACTACTTTTGTTGGCAGCTCTTGCTGAATTTTTATCTCCGGTTTATTTTGGTTCTTAAGTGTTTACTTGTACATTTTAGTTTGTTTTGTGTCCTTTCATCAATTAACTAA
- the LOC140871472 gene encoding squamosa promoter-binding-like protein 3, translating into MSYCSEMDWNTKWDCENFAAFCSKPIDSPKKLQLADWMIVDDGEIDAGSFNLSWGGGNSVASGSDGGHGSSAKSSASASTDSSTKDSFRFMKFDCSNGNFSQKMEMKVAGVSGISPPMGATVGSVEPLIGLKLGKRTYFENSGGGGNGKIASLSSMPSPSSNKAIPKKTKFSGQNAPIPRCQVEDCNLDLSMAKEYHQKHRVCESHSKCPKVYVGGHERRFCQQCSRFHSLSEFDEKKRSCRRRLSDHNARRRKPQHETVRFDSARLSSPFHGTDRRQQVSFLLNSAPFINPRIPANSMGDSSEFTITKGYASKSLGDGGTDALHGSAPKNSTSGFLNSGSKITSHTDAAPEYHHALSLLSSNSWGSGEPEALPLPSSEFWMTGLHPRVPANYFQEFPVFRSPYEADFYPNVLN; encoded by the exons ATGAGCTATTGTTCTGAGATGGATTGGAATACTAAGTGGGATTGCGAGAACTTTGCTGCTTTTTGTTCGAAACCAATTGACAGTCCCAAGAAGCTCCAATTAGCAGATTGGATGATTGTTGATGATGGAGAAATCGATGCTGGATCATTCAATCTCTCATGGGGCGGGGGGAATAGTGTTGCATCTGGCTCTGATGGTGGTCATGGATCCTCAGCAAAGAGCTCCGCATCTGCTTCTACCGACTCTTCTACGAAGGATAGCTTCAGGTTCATGAAATTTGATTGTTCTAATGGAAACTTTAGCCAGAAAATGGAAATGAAAGTAGCCGGGGTTTCTGGGATTTCTCCACCTATGGGAGCTACAGTTGGCTCTGTGGAACCTTTGATTGGTCTGAAACTCGGAAAACGGACTTATTTTGAGAATAGTGGAGGTGGAGGAAATGGTAAGATCGCATCCTTATCTTCGATGCCTTCTCCATCCAGTAATAAAGCCATACCCAAGAAAACTAAATTTTCTGGCCAGAATGCTCCAATACCGCGTTGTCAAGTCGAGGACTGCAATCTTGATCTCTCGATGGCTAAAGAATATCACCAAAAGCATAGGGTTTGTGAAAGCCATTCCAAATGCCCTAAGGTTTATGTTGGAGGCCATGAACGTCGATTTTGCCAGCAGTGTAGCAG GTTCCATAGTTTGTCTGAATTTGATGAAAAGAAACGCAGTTGTCGAAGAAGGCTTTCTGATCATAACGCTAGGCGCCGCAAGCCACAGCACGAAACCGTCCGATTTGATTCAGCTAGGCTCTCATCCCCGTTTCATG GCACAGACAGAAGGCAACAGGTAAGTTTTCTACTGAACAGTGCCCCATTTATTAATCCTAGAATCCCTGCAAATTCCATGGGGGATAGCTCGGAGTTCACCATCACTAAAGGATATGCTTCCAAGTCTCTTGGAGACGGAGGCACTGATGCTCTACACGGTAGCGCCCCCAAGAATTCCACTTCAGGGTTTTTGAATTCAG GTTCCAAGATCACTTCCCACACAGATGCTGCACCGGAATATCATCATGCTCTCTCTCTTCTGTCAAGCAATTCGTGGGGTTCAGGTGAACCAGAAGCCTTGCCTCTCCCTTCTTCAGAATTCTGGATGACCGGACTGCATCCTCGTGTGCCCGCCAACTACTTTCAGGAATTCCCCGTTTTCAGATCTCCGTATGAAGCCGACTTCTACCCGAATGTTTTGAACTGA